CCCAGCAGCAGCCATTCCTGTTCCGGCAGCGGTATGGGCCGCGGCTTGTCGCGCGGGCCAAGGGTAGCAGCCCGCGACGGGGCGACGAGAAGTTCGACCTCGTAGGCATCACGGTTACGCGCCTGGAATTCGCGTTCGGTATTGAGCGTGAAGGTCGGGTCGACGGCTTTGAGCGCCTGCCACAGCCGTTCGTCTTCCTGCCGCTCACTCGCGGACCAAGCGAGGTCGATATCGGCTGTTTCGTCAGGCACGTTCCGGATCGTGCCGCCAGCTTCGAGCATATAAGCAGGCAGGCAGTTCGTGCCGACGATCAGAACCGTGCCGTCAAACAGGCGCCGCTTGTCTATCTCTCTTAAGATGGGACCCGGCGCTTCTGCAAGCAGTGGCAATCGAAGTGGGCGGGCAATGCGGTAGGTCTCCTCGACCAGTGCTTTCGCCTTGCTCCGCCGGTCTTGCCACTTGTGTTTCTCGCTGCGGTACTCGCCGAACTGCTGCTCGCGTTCCGGCGTCAGGGGCCCGAGGCTCTTTCCGTTATTCTTCCTATCTATGACCTCATAGAGATATTCACGCTGGCCGACCTTTTTCCGCACAAGGTTGTAGGGCAGCGCTGCCAAGCCGCGCTCCGCCTCGATTAGCGCTTCGTAGCGCGCGCGAAGATTGATCAGCGCTCGCGCTTGCTCATCG
This sequence is a window from Aurantiacibacter gangjinensis. Protein-coding genes within it:
- a CDS encoding GSU2403 family nucleotidyltransferase fold protein: MEDRVRPFSDEQARALINLRARYEALIEAERGLAALPYNLVRKKVGQREYLYEVIDRKNNGKSLGPLTPEREQQFGEYRSEKHKWQDRRSKAKALVEETYRIARPLRLPLLAEAPGPILREIDKRRLFDGTVLIVGTNCLPAYMLEAGGTIRNVPDETADIDLAWSASERQEDERLWQALKAVDPTFTLNTEREFQARNRDAYEVELLVAPSRAATLGPRDKPRPIPLPEQEWLLLGTPVDQVVPCRDGSAARLVAPDPRWFALHKLWLGRQAKRNPLKRRKDLAQGDAVLDAVAEAMPQYPLDDAFVGSLPPELAPLFKKWRGDR